CCGCTCGCTACCCCGGCGTCGCCGAGTTCCTCGCGGCGCTCGAGGCGCCGACAGATGGACCGCCCGCCATCCGCTTCTCCCGCATCCGTCGCTGGCTCGGTCGCTCCTAGCCTGGGCGAGGGGTTGCCTCGTCCCCCGTCGCCGCCGTAAGAATGCAGTGGCTGACGCGCGCATCCGCCCGGTTGACGCGCCCCCGATCTACTGAAGTGGAGTGACCCGTGACATCGCTCGATACCGAGCGCGTCCGCGCGCCGCGCGGAACGACGCGCTCCTGCAAAGGTTGGCAGCAGGAAGCCGCGCTCCGCATGCTCATGAACAACCTCGACCCGGACGTGGCCGAGCGACCCGAGGACCTCGTGGTGTACGGAGGAACGGGGAAAGCAGCGCGCGACTGGGCGTCGTTCGACGCGATCGTCGCCACCCTGCGCCGACTCGAGAACGACGAGACGCTGCTCGTGCAGAGCGGCAAGCCGGTGGGGGTGTTCCGGACGCATCCCGGTGCGCCGCGCGTACTCATCGCGAACGCGAATCTCGTCGGCCGTTGGGCCACCTGGGACGTGTTCCGCGAGCTCGAGCGTCAGGGCCTAACAATGTACGGGCAGATGACGGCCGGCTCGTGGATCTACATCGGCTCGCAGGGCATTCTCCAGGGCACGTACGAGACGTTCGGCGCAGTCGCGCGGCAGCACTTTGGCGGCACGCTTGCCGGCCGGCTGGTGCTCACGGCCGGACTCGGCGGGATGGGCGGCGCGCAACCGTTGGCGGCGACGATGCACGGGGCGGCATTTTTAGGCATCGAGGTCGATCCGGCGCGCATTGCGAAACGCGTCGCCACCGGCTATTGCGATCGCCAGACCGCGAGTCTCGACGACGCGCTGGCGTGGGTTGCCGAGGCGAAGGCGGCGCGCAGGGCGCTGTCGGTGGGGCTGGTCGGCAACGCCGCCGAAGTCGTGCCGGAGCTCGTGCGGCGCGGCGTCGTGCCCGATGTGCTGACGGACCAGACCAGCGCGCACGATACCCTCAACGGCTACGTGCCCGCGGGCATGTCCCTCGAGGCCGCGGCAGCGCTGCGGCGCACGGACGCGGCGCAGTACGTTAGGCAGGCGACGGCGTCGATCGTCGAGCACGTGCGCGCGATGCTCGCGCTGCGCGCCCGCGGCGCGATCACGTTCGACTATGGCAACAACCTGCGCACGGTGGCGCACGACGCGGGCCTCGCTGACGCGTTTGCCTTCCCGGGCTTCGTGCCCGCGTACATGCGACCGCTCTTTTGCGAAGGCAAGGGACCGTTCCGTTGGGTCGCGCTGTCCGGCGATCCCAAGGATCTCGCGCGCACCGATGAGCTCGTGCTCGAGCTGTTCCCGGACGACGAGCATCTGGTGCGGTGGATCACGCTCGCCCGCGAGAAGGTGCAGTTCCAGGGATTGCCGGCCCGCATCTGCTGGTTAGGCCAGGGCGCGCGGGCGCGCTTTGGCGTCGCCCTCAACGACCTCGTGGCCAACGGCGAGATCTCGGCGCCGATCGTCATCGGCCGGGACCATCTCGACACGGGCAGCGTCGCATCGCCGTTCCGCGAAACCGAAGCGATGCGCGACGGCAGCGACGCGATCGCCGATTGGCCGATCCTGAATGCGATGCTCAACGTGGCCAGCGGCGCATCATGGGTCTCGTTCCATCATGGCGGCGGCGTGGGCATCGGCAATTCGCTGCACGCCGGCCAGGTGATCGTCGCCGATGGAACGCCGGAAATGCGCGTGCGGCTCGAGCGCGTGTTGACCAACGATCCCGGCATCGGCGTGGCTCGCCACGCGGACGCGGGCTACGACATCGCGGTGCGGACGGCGCGGGAACAGGACATCGACATTCCGATGCTCGACCGCTGAGCGATTCGCTCACCCGTTAGGCTTCACGCCAGTTCGCCGGCGAGATGCCCCGCACAGACGGTTGCTTTGCAGGCGTTCGGGCGAAAGTTGTACAGCCAGTGGTCGATGCTCGGCGAGTCGAGCACCAGGAAGTCGGCCCGCTTCCCCGGCTCGAGTGACCCGATCTCGGCCTCGAGGCCCACCGCACGCGCGGCGTAGATCGTCGCGCCCTTGAGCGCCTCCGCCGGCGTCATGCGCTGCATCGTGCACGCGAGGGTGAGCGCGAGCGGCAGGTGATAGCTCGGAGCCGAACCAGGATTGAAGTCGGTCGCAACCGCGACGGGGACTCCAGCCGCAATGAACTTTCGCGCCGGCATTGGCGCTTGGCCGAGGTAGAGCGCTGCTAACGGAAGGCTGACGGCGACGACGCCGGCGCGCGCCATGGCCGCGATGCCGGCATCCGATGCATGCTCGAGATGGTCCGCCGAAATCGCGTGCATCTCGGCGGCAAAGGCGGCGCCGCCGCCGTCGCTCAACTGGTCCGCATGCACCTTTGCCGCGAGCCCCGCCTCCTGCGCCGCGCGCAAAATGCGGCGTGCTTCATCGACCGTGAACGCGCCGCGCTCCACGAACACATCGCAGCACGTCGCGAGGCGCTCCTGCGCCGCCGCCGGAATCATCTCGTTGATCACCAGATCGACGTACGCATCGCGCCGGTCGTGCATCTCGGCCGGCACCGTGTGTGCGCCTAACAGAGTGGGCACGATGCGCTGCGGCCCATCCGCCGCCAGGCCGCGGTAGACCCGCAGGATGCGCAGTTCTTCCGCCGGCGTCAGCCCGTAGCCGCTCTTGCACTCCACGGTCATTACGCCTAACGAGAATATCTCGGCGAGAAACGATGCACATTTGTCGAACAGGGCCTCGGAGGAAATCGCGTGCGTTTGCGCGACCGTCGCGGCGATGCCGCCGCCCTCGGCGGCGATCTCCTGGTACGTGCGACCGTTGATGCGCTCGACGAATTCGTTCGCGCGCCACCCGCCGAAGGCGAGATGCGTGTGGCAGTCGATGAGGCCGGGAATCACCACCGGCGTCGACATGCCGAGGTTCGCCGGCGTTTCCTCGGCGTACGCGGCTGGGAGGTCCTCGTCCCGCCCGACCCAGGCGATGCGTCCGTCCGCCCACGCCAGCGCGGCGTTCGTGATCGGATGGATCTCGCCCTGGCCGCCGTCCGCGGCGCAGGTGGCCAACATGCCGATGCGTCGCATGACAGGCACGGTATGATCTCAGCTGTTCACGGTATGGATGCCTGACTAACGAATCTCCGGGCCGCCGCGACGATTGTCCACCACGAACCGATCGCGGGCCGGCATGCGCACACGCGGAAGCGTGCGTGCATCGATCGTGGCTGTGTCGGCGATGATCTCGTTTCGCCATAGCAGAAACGCCGCCAAGGCGTATACTTCGTTAGGCTTGAGCGATCCCGGCGCGTCGTACGGCATGGCCCGGTTGATGTAGTCGTACACGGTCGTCGCGTACGGCCAGTAATTCCCGATGGTCCGAACGAGCGATGCATCGCGGCCGAACGGAAAGCCCTGTCTGGGTTCCCTGCCGACTAGGCGGTCGAACGGGCCTTCGACGCCCGTCGGTCCGTGACACCGCGCGCATCGCTGTCGAAAGATCGCTGCGCCCTGCACCGCCGTCCCGCTGCCGGCGGGCAGTCCGATGCCGTCCGGCATCACCGTGACGTCCATCGCCCGGATCTCTTCGGTCGTCGCGGGGCGGCCGAGTGCGTAGTGGGCCGGCGGGCCGGGGCGATGATCGGCTCGCCTAACGTGGGCCGGCGCGCCGGCGGCCACGGCGAGGAGCGCCGTTCTGAGGATTCCGGCTCTCGTCATCCGTCGGCTCTGAACGTCACGCTGCCATCGCCGCCGACGTGCCACGCGCGAATATTATTGAAGTGGTAGCGCGTGCCAGTCCCTCTCGCGGCGCGCAGCTGGGCCAGCGTCGGTTGGACGTAGCCCGTCTCGTCGGTTGCGCGGCTCATCAGCACGGCCTCCCGTCCGTCCCATTTCCAGGGAAACGAGAACCGCGTGTGACACTTGGGCAGCACCGGCTGCTGGAGGACCGCCGGCGACCAGGTCTGGCCGCCGTTGGTCGACACGTCGACGCGCGTGATGCGCCCGCGACCGCTCCACGCCAGGCCGGTGACATCCCACCAGCCGCGGTCCGTGAGCGTCGCCGGAAACGCAGGGAACGTGATGATCGACTTGGCGTCCATGACGAACGAGAACATTCGCGCCGTTCCGTTAGGCAACGGATCCGTGTATTTGGATGTCTCGTCGCGCGTCATGAACGGCCGGTCCGCAAATTCGAGGCGCCGGATCCACTTCACGTTGGTGTTTCCTTCCCACCCGGGCAGCAGCAGGCGCGCCGGATACCCTTGTTCGGGCCGCAACGCGTCACCGTTCTGCGCATAGGCGATCATCGCATCGTCCCGGGCCTTCTCGACCGGGATGCTCCGCGCCATGAGGCCGGCATCGCCTCCTTCGGCGAGGAACCATGTCGCGCGCGGCTGCACGCCCACCTCTCGCAAGAGCGTCGCCACGGAGACGCCCGTCCATTCGCTCGTGCTGGTGAGGCCGTCCACGAGCTGCGGCGATTGATCCCGGCGCATGTTCCGGTAGGCAGATTCGCCGTTGCCCGAGCACTCGAGAAAATGAAATCGCGAGACCGCCGGAAACCGCTTGAGCGCGGCCAGGTCGAAGACGGTGGGGCGATCGACCATGCCGTGGATCAACAACGTGTACTGATGCGGGTCGATGACCGCCACGCCCGCGTGGTGCCGTTCATAGTGGAGGTCGGACGGCGTCACGATGCCGTGCAGATCCTGGAGCGGCGTCATCGATATCTCGTGCAGCGCGCCGCCGACGACCCGCTGGATCCGTTCGTTCGGCGCGCGCACGCCGACGGCGGTGGCCGATCTGCCTAACGGACGCGAATGGACGGGCGGCGCTGCGGCTTGTCCGAGCACGCCGCGGTCGAGCATCGCCAGTCCAATCGCCGCCGCCGTGCCGGCGACCAGGCGTCGACGGGTCAGGTCGGCGGCATCCCGTGGCCTGCGTGGCTGATCGCTCATCTCGCGTTGGGTGGCGGCGTTGGCTAAACGCTCGCCTCCGTGACCCGCCTTGGCAAGGCGGCTACGGCGCCGGCGACCGCCGGCACGCGAAACGTCACCGGCAGCGTGATGCCGATGTCGGGCAGCGCACGCGACACCACCCACCCGCGCAAGAACGGGCTGTCGAATTCGTACCGCGCGCCGCGCTCCTCCCGGATGAGGCGTCCGGCATCGACCAGCGCGGCCAGCGCCTGCGACACTGCGCTGCTCGACGCGAGCCCGAAGCGGCCGCTCGTCTCGGCCGACGTGAGTCCTTCGCCGGCGACCGCGAGCGCGCGCAGCACGTTCTGCTGATGTGGCGTGAGCTGCTGCCAGAAATCGGCGAACGCATCGTCGCGCTCGGCCACGCCGTCGGCGAACGCGAGGTCGGCGTCGCCCGCGTCTGCTTTCCCGGCGGCGGCGGTGCGATCGAAGCAGGTGCGTGCAACCTGCGTGATGTCGCGGGTGCGCGGCCCCGCGATCTCCATGATGCGTGCGCCGACGCCCTCACACGTCACGCCGGCGCCGCGCATCCGCTGTTCGATCCACGAGGCGAAGTAGCCGGGGTCGATCGGGCCGAAGTAGAGCACATCGAGCATGTCGTAGAACGCGCGGCCCGGCTCGATCATGCGGCGAATGAGATGCGGTTTGGAACCGGCGAGCACGTAGCTCACGTGGTCGTGGCGCTGGATGATGCCGCGCAGATGCCACTCGGCGTCCTCGCCGCCGAAGCGGGCGATGTCCTGGAATTCGTCGAGCACGAGCCCGATGGTCGCGCCGCGATCGCGCGCCAGATCGTTCACCGCATCGAGCACGCTGCCTAACGTGGCCCGCTGGTCCTCGAGGTCGGCGCGGCGGAGCTGCAGCGAGATGCTGGGCAGGAGGAGTCCGCTGGCGCGGTCGTGCGTGAGCGAGACGGTGGCCTGGAGCCGCGACGCGAGGTCGGCCGCCACGTTCTTCCACCGTTTGCCTAACGCAGCGGCCGCGCCCTGGAGGATGCGGGTGGAGACGTCGGCCACGGTCGATGCCGTGGACAGGTCGGCCACGAAAGCGTGGCCGCGCTGGCGGTTCACCTGCTCGACCGCCAGCGCGAGCGCCGAGCTCTTGCCCATGCGGCGGTAGCCGTAGACGAGCAGTTTGCTCGCCGGCCGCCGGAGGGCGTCGCGGATGCGCGTGAGCTCGGCGACGCGGTCGGTGAAGAATTCGCCGGTGACGAGCCCGTGGATGCGGAACGGATTCTCGGC
This genomic stretch from Gemmatimonadaceae bacterium harbors:
- a CDS encoding cytochrome c; amino-acid sequence: MTRAGILRTALLAVAAGAPAHVRRADHRPGPPAHYALGRPATTEEIRAMDVTVMPDGIGLPAGSGTAVQGAAIFRQRCARCHGPTGVEGPFDRLVGREPRQGFPFGRDASLVRTIGNYWPYATTVYDYINRAMPYDAPGSLKPNEVYALAAFLLWRNEIIADTATIDARTLPRVRMPARDRFVVDNRRGGPEIR
- the soxC gene encoding sulfite dehydrogenase, producing MSDQPRRPRDAADLTRRRLVAGTAAAIGLAMLDRGVLGQAAAPPVHSRPLGRSATAVGVRAPNERIQRVVGGALHEISMTPLQDLHGIVTPSDLHYERHHAGVAVIDPHQYTLLIHGMVDRPTVFDLAALKRFPAVSRFHFLECSGNGESAYRNMRRDQSPQLVDGLTSTSEWTGVSVATLLREVGVQPRATWFLAEGGDAGLMARSIPVEKARDDAMIAYAQNGDALRPEQGYPARLLLPGWEGNTNVKWIRRLEFADRPFMTRDETSKYTDPLPNGTARMFSFVMDAKSIITFPAFPATLTDRGWWDVTGLAWSGRGRITRVDVSTNGGQTWSPAVLQQPVLPKCHTRFSFPWKWDGREAVLMSRATDETGYVQPTLAQLRAARGTGTRYHFNNIRAWHVGGDGSVTFRADG
- a CDS encoding ATP-binding protein encodes the protein MAENPFRIHGLVTGEFFTDRVAELTRIRDALRRPASKLLVYGYRRMGKSSALALAVEQVNRQRGHAFVADLSTASTVADVSTRILQGAAAALGKRWKNVAADLASRLQATVSLTHDRASGLLLPSISLQLRRADLEDQRATLGSVLDAVNDLARDRGATIGLVLDEFQDIARFGGEDAEWHLRGIIQRHDHVSYVLAGSKPHLIRRMIEPGRAFYDMLDVLYFGPIDPGYFASWIEQRMRGAGVTCEGVGARIMEIAGPRTRDITQVARTCFDRTAAAGKADAGDADLAFADGVAERDDAFADFWQQLTPHQQNVLRALAVAGEGLTSAETSGRFGLASSSAVSQALAALVDAGRLIREERGARYEFDSPFLRGWVVSRALPDIGITLPVTFRVPAVAGAVAALPRRVTEASV
- the hutU gene encoding urocanate hydratase, with protein sequence MTSLDTERVRAPRGTTRSCKGWQQEAALRMLMNNLDPDVAERPEDLVVYGGTGKAARDWASFDAIVATLRRLENDETLLVQSGKPVGVFRTHPGAPRVLIANANLVGRWATWDVFRELERQGLTMYGQMTAGSWIYIGSQGILQGTYETFGAVARQHFGGTLAGRLVLTAGLGGMGGAQPLAATMHGAAFLGIEVDPARIAKRVATGYCDRQTASLDDALAWVAEAKAARRALSVGLVGNAAEVVPELVRRGVVPDVLTDQTSAHDTLNGYVPAGMSLEAAAALRRTDAAQYVRQATASIVEHVRAMLALRARGAITFDYGNNLRTVAHDAGLADAFAFPGFVPAYMRPLFCEGKGPFRWVALSGDPKDLARTDELVLELFPDDEHLVRWITLAREKVQFQGLPARICWLGQGARARFGVALNDLVANGEISAPIVIGRDHLDTGSVASPFRETEAMRDGSDAIADWPILNAMLNVASGASWVSFHHGGGVGIGNSLHAGQVIVADGTPEMRVRLERVLTNDPGIGVARHADAGYDIAVRTAREQDIDIPMLDR
- the hutI gene encoding imidazolonepropionase, translating into MRRIGMLATCAADGGQGEIHPITNAALAWADGRIAWVGRDEDLPAAYAEETPANLGMSTPVVIPGLIDCHTHLAFGGWRANEFVERINGRTYQEIAAEGGGIAATVAQTHAISSEALFDKCASFLAEIFSLGVMTVECKSGYGLTPAEELRILRVYRGLAADGPQRIVPTLLGAHTVPAEMHDRRDAYVDLVINEMIPAAAQERLATCCDVFVERGAFTVDEARRILRAAQEAGLAAKVHADQLSDGGGAAFAAEMHAISADHLEHASDAGIAAMARAGVVAVSLPLAALYLGQAPMPARKFIAAGVPVAVATDFNPGSAPSYHLPLALTLACTMQRMTPAEALKGATIYAARAVGLEAEIGSLEPGKRADFLVLDSPSIDHWLYNFRPNACKATVCAGHLAGELA